In Candidatus Binatia bacterium, the DNA window GCGGGCGCTGAATCCAAAGATCGTCTACTGCTCGATCTCCGGCTTCGGCCAGACCGGTCCGTACCGCGATCGTCCCGGCTACGACACGGTGGGCCAGGCGATGAGCGGCCTGTTGAGCCTGCTGACCGATCCGGAAAATCCGCAAGGCATGGGCATCTCGTTCTCCGATCATCTGACCGGAATCTACGCCTGCTATGGGATTCTCGGCGCTCTCGTGAACCGGCTGTTGACCGGAGAAGGGCAGAGAGTGGAGACTTCTCTTCTCCGCGCCACGGTTTCTTTCACCAGCGAAAACGCCGTCCGCTTCTTCGAGACCGGCAATGTGCCGCGGCGCGCCACGCGCGTGCGCACCGCCGGCGTCTTTGCGTTCCTCGATCGCGACGGGCTTCCGTTCGTTATTCACCTCTCGTCGCCGGAGAAATTCTGGCGCGGCCTGTTGGAGGTCGCCGGCAAGCCGGAGTGGGCGGACGATCCGCGTTTCCGCAATCGCAAAGGCCGGCAGGAGAATCACGACCTGCTCGGGCAAATGCTCCAGGAGATTTTTCGCGGCGGACAACGCGAAGACTGGCTCCGGAAGCTTCAAGAGCGCGACGTCCCGGCCGCGCCGCTCAACACCATGGACGAAGTCTTCAAGGACCCGCAGGTGCGCGCGTACGGCTTTCCCATCGAAGTGGAGCACCCGAAGATGGGGAAGATGCGGCTCGTCGGCAGCGGGGTCGATCTCAGCCGCACGCCGCCGGCCGTGACCTTGCCGCCGCCGACGCTCGGCGAGCACACAGAGGAGATTCTTGAAAAGCTCGGTTACAATGCGGACGCTATTTCAAAACTACGCGAGCTGGGGGTAATTTAACGAAACCGCAAAATGTTGCATTTTGAGTTTTGAATTTTGAATTCGCAATTCAACATTCATCATTCAAAATTCAGAACTGCTTGTAGACCTGATCGAAGAACCCGGTTTCATCGAGTTTCCTGCACAAGCCCATGTCCGCCACGTCTTCGGGCTTGAGTTGCGCCGCCTTGGCGTTGAGACCGTGCTGCGCCATCAGCTTGAGCACCGACGCGACTCCTTCCAGGGTCGGGCAGGGCTTGCGCGGCAATTCCTTACGCAGATCGACATAGGCCTTCTCGACCTGCTCGGGCTTGCTCAAGCGCAAGTTCCTGCCGATGGTCTGCTGCACAGCCTTGGCGTTCGCCGGATTGTGAATGTAGGCGACGCCCTCGACGATCGATTTGGCGATGTTCTCGACGAGCTGCGGATTGGTTTTCATGAAGCTTCGCGAGATGACCAGTCCCGAAGACTGGAAGGGAACGTTCTCTTTGCCGGTATCCAGCAGCACGCGATAGCCCTCGCCTTGAATGACCTGGCCGAATTCGGGCGAGAGGCTCGTGGCGTCGACCGATCCAGCGCGGAGCGCCGCGAGCCGCTCGGGAACGCCGCCCGCGCCGAGCAAGGTGATGTTGTCGCGGCGCGGCACCAGGCCGAAATAATCGAGCGCGACATAAGTGGCGAGCGACGCGGAGCCCGACGGCGTGCCGATCGCGACCTTCTTGCCCTTGAGGTCTTCGGCGCTCTTGATCGACGATCGCGCGATAAACAAATAATCCAGTTTATTTTGCAGGCCGAGGATCATCGTCAGATCGCCGCCGCCGGTCACGGCGTTGGCCACGTGCGTGGCGCCGATCAAACCCAGCGCGACCTGCCCGGCGAGCATCGCTTGGGTCGCGCGCCCGGCGATAATGAAGACGAGATCGACGTCGAAGCCGTATTTGCGGAAGAAGCCGTGCTCCTTGGCGATCCACAGCGGCGTGACGTTGCTGCTGATCGCGCCGTGGGCGAACGCGAGCTTCGCCGGCTGATCGGCGGCCGAAGCATGCACCGGTCCGAGCGCGAGAGCGAGCAATGTAAAGATAAGCGCCGGATGCTTAATGACGTTCTCCTTTCGGCCAGAGTGCTTGTAGCACGCGTGCGGTTCGATGTAAACATATACGGACGATGCCGCGGCACCCGAGTTTGATACCGCTCTCTCACGACCACCATCACGGTCTCGCGTTGGCGCTGCGCTGCCGCAAACAGGCCCTCGGGCGATTGAAGCCGCTGGGAATTCAGGGATTGAAGGAGCGGGCGCAAGAACTGAAAGAATTTTTTCGCGCCAGCCTGACGCCTCACTTCGCTGCCGAGGAAGTCGCGCTTTTTCCATTCATGCGCTCGTCCATCCCGGAGTCGGAGCCGTTGATCTCGGAGTTGTTGGGCGAGCACGAGCAGCTACGCGGCTGGGTCGGCCTCCTCGATGACGAGAAGCATCTGGCCAAGACTTTGTTCGAAGCGGCGGACCTGCTCGAGCGTCATATCCGGCGCGAGGAGCGCGAGCTGTTCCCGCTTTTCGAAGCACACGCGGCGCCTGCCGGCGCCGAAAGCATAGGCCGGGAGATCGCGAAAATGATCAAGCACGAGCACCCGCAGGAATGATGAGATTCACGTTACAGTCAACCGGTAAGGAAATCGATTTCGCGCCCGCGAGAGTCATCATCGCGGGCTATACGGGACGCAACCAAGACGAGGTGCGCGCGCACGTGCGCGAGCTGGCGGCGCAGGGGATTCCGGCGCCGGCGGAAATTCCGGCTATCTTTCGAACGACGCTCGATAGACTCACCGTCGCAGACGAAATCGAGGTAGTGGGCGGTCGGACCGCGGGAGAGGCTGAAGTCGTTCTTTTGGTGAAGGGTGAGGTTGTTTGGGTCGCCGTCGGCAGCGACCACACGGACCGCGAGCTGGAGAAAATCGATATTGCCGCATCGAAACAGGTCTGTCCCAAGCCGGTCTCCGGCGAAGTTTGGAATTATGCCGACGTGCGCGAGCGCTGGGACAATTTGATTTTGAGAAGCTGGGTGGGAGAGAGCGGCAGGGAACAGCTTTACCAGGAGGGAAGGATGGCTGCGCTGCTGAGGCCGGAAGATGTGCTCGTCTTATTGCGCCGTCGCCTGGGAAAGCTCGTGGACGGCGCGACCGTTTACACCGGCACGATCCCATTGATCGGCGGCGCTTTTGTTCCCAAGCCGTATTTCGAAGCCGCGCTTTTCGATCCGGTCGCAGGCCGTTCGCTGCGGTGCGCTTATCGCACGCGTTCGCTCGAAGCTTGATGAATTTCTCGTCGAGGAGTCGCAAGATGATGAAAGAAGAGCTGGAATTTTTCGACGTGACTGAGAAGCCGTGGCGCGACGTGCCGGGAAGCAGATGCGCGGGTCTCCACGAGCGCATCTTGAGCGGCGATCCAAACACGGGAAACTATTCGCGGGTCCTCAGGTTCGACCCCGGCTGCGACACGACGCCCAACGGCGTGCTGACGCACAATTTCTGGGAGGAAGTTTATATCGTCGAGGGCAGCATCATCGATCTCAGCTTGAACCGGGAGTTCACGGCGGGGCAGTACGCCTGCCGCCCGCCGGGCATGCCCCACGGGCCGTGGAAGTCGCCCAACGGCTGCACGACGTTCGAGGTGCGCTACACCAAAGACTAGCTTCGTCGCAGTCTCGTTCGGTCCGACTAAGCAATCCGTGCCGACAACTGAAAATGAAATCTCGGCCCGCGCGCGCCGGCTGATTCTCATCAACGCCTGCCTGGGTCAGTTCATCGCGGCGGTGGACGCCCGCTCGGTCAACGTCGCGCTGCCGACGCTCTCGACCGAGTTCGCCACCACGATGGAAGTCGTCCAGTGGGTGCCGCTCTCATACCAGCTCACGGTGATCGGACTGGTCCTGAGCCTGGGCAGGCTCGGCGACATGGTCGGGCGAAAAAAGATCTACAATCTCGGCTTTGTGATTTTCATGAGCGGCTCGGCGCTCTGCGGTTTCGCCACCGGCATGGTTTCGCTCGTCCTGTTTCGCGTCGTCGAAGCGATCGGCGGCGCGATGATCCTGGCGAACGGCCGCGCCATCGTCTCGGCGGTTTTCGCCGGCGGCAGCAGGGGAAAGGCGCTGGGAATAACTTCGATGGCGTTCCATCTGGGTTACATCGTCGGCCCGTCGCTGGGCGGCTTTTTGATCGACAACGCGGGCTGGCGCTGGATTTTTTTCGTCAATCTTCCCGTCGCGCTGGCCGGCGCCGTCATGGCCTGGAAAGTCATCCGGGAAAGCACCGCGGCCAAAGGCTCGTACGGCGGCGTTGACCTTTTCGGCACGACGACCCTGCTTTGTTTCGTCGTCTCTTTGATCCTGGGCCTTAACCGGGCGGCGCGCTCCGGCTTCGACCCGTGGAGCGCCGGGCTGTTTTTTCTCTTCGCCCTGTTTCTCGCGCTGTTTATTTTTTTCGAGCGCCGCTCGCCCGATCCGATCCTCGATTTGCGCCTTTTCCAGAGGCGGCTTTTCACCGCGGGAATCGTAAGCCTTTGGCTGATCTCGTTGACCCAGACCGCCACGTTTTTTCTCCTGCCGTTTTATCTTCAGGGCATGCTTGGGCTCACTCCCACCGCAGTCGGAATCACCTTGATCTTTTATTCGGTGGTCATCGTATTCATGGCGCCGATCGGCGGCTCGCTCTCCGACAGGTTCGGCTCGCGCCTGCTCTGCACAGCCGGATGCGCTTGCACGTTCGTCAGCGTGTTGATGATGGCGCGCGTGGGGCTCGACTCGACCCGGCTCGCGGTTATCATCCCGCTCATGGGGATGGGGCTTGGCTGGTCGCTCTTCGCCTCGCCGAATTTGAGCGCTCTGTTCGGCTCGGTGTCTCACGACCGACTCGGCGCCGTCAGCGGCGTCACGGTGACCACGGCGAACTCCGCCAATGCCGTCGGCATCGCTTTGGCGAGCATGCTCTTCGTGCGCGGGCTCGATCGGTATGGCGTCTTATCGGCGAGCGCGACGGCCTATACGGAATGGTCCCGCGCGCCCGAGGCGTACCTGTCGGCTTTTCAGAGCTCGTGGTTGGTTTTCGCCGGTTTCGCCTTGATCGCGGTCTTCTTCTCCGCGGCGCAGGAGCCGCCGGAGCGACGGAAGACTTAGAGAAGATAATTCAGCCCTCAAGCGCGAACCACTCCGGGCGAGGTCAATAGTTTCTGTGTCTCGAGGGCCACCCTCGCCTGCCGCCCCAATGGTGCTTACTCCATCCGACAGGGCCTGCCGTGTCGCCGTACGTCCCTGTGACCTCGCTCTCCGAGTTCGCACTTTCGGGCTCAAGCGATCCTTTCGGGACGTCAGATCTCATAGTTCAGATTGCAATATGAGATTTGTAATTTGAGATTTGGAGATTCCGAGCGGAGCGAGGACTGGCCTGATTATCCGCCACCAGGCGGGTGATGGTCGATGTGGATGTATGCCTCGATGAAGCGCACGATTCTGTTTTCGTCGAAGTCGTCGAACTTGTCGATGCGCGACCAGGCGGTGAGCGCGATTTTTTCTTTCATGTCGGGGTACGGCGCGAGAATCACGTTGCGGCTGTAGCGCCGGACGATCCCGGCCAGTTTTTCGATCAACGGCACACATTCAGGATTGGTTAGCGGACAGTTGTATTGCACGATCACGCCGCCGTCTTCGAGGTTGTGCACTTGCAGCTCCTTGGTGACGGGCTGCTGATGAATGCCCCAGTTCGCGATCATAGGCAGGTGCGGTCCGGACGTGGGCGGGTCGCTGTTGTAGTTTATAAGGCCGACTTCCGATTCGGAGATGTGTCGGTTCCCCAAACTTTTGACGAACTGCGCCGGCGAACCCGCGTTCCACTTGGCGTAGGCCCAATACCCGGCTCCCGCGAGGAGCAGCGCGCCGATCAGACAAAGGACCGCCGTCTGTAACCTGGAGGCGATTTTTTTCTTTTGGTTTTGTTTTTGCTGGGCATCTTTCCTGGCCTGGCGCTCGGTCTTGCGCCGCTCCGTGCGTGACAATTCGGCCATATCCCTCTTCCAGAATCGTCAAAGCGTGGACTCAACCGCCGGTCGCGCGAGCACGCGGTCCATCCAGCGCTTCAAATTAGGGAACCGGTGATCGACTTCAAAGCGGTAGCGCTGCCGGCGGATGAAAAAGGGAATGAGCGTGATATCCGCCAGGGAGTAGTCGCCGGCGAAATATTCCCGTCCGGCCATCTCCAGCTCGAGCGCGGTCAAGTAGTCTTTGAGTTTCTCTTGCGCTTTTTCTTGATTATCGCTGTGCAAAATTTCATGGGCGGCTCCATGCAGCCGGGTGTTGCAATAATCCATCCAGATTCTAACCTGTGCCCTCGCGGCCGGATTTTCGGGCATGAGGCGCACGTCGGGATATTTTTCTTCGAGATACTCGTCGATGATGTTGGATTCGTAAATCACGGCTTGATCGTCGACGAGCACGGGCACTTTGCCGTACGGATTGAGCTCGAGCAGCTCTTTGGGCTTGTTCTTGAGATCCACTTCAGCGAGGTCGTAAGAAATCCGTTTCTCCGCCAGGACAATCCTTGTCCTATGGGCGTACGGTCAGGTGTGGCACGAAAAGAGTTTTCTCATGAGAGTCGTCTATCATTATTTGCCCCGTTTCTCCAGCTTATCGCGCAGACCGTCGCCGACGAGATTCAAAGCCAGAACCGTCGCCATGATAGCGAGGCCGGGATAGGCGGTGAGATGCGGCGCGACCAGAATGAACTGTCTGCCTTCGTTCAGCATCGAGCCCCACGACGGCGTCGGCGGCTCGGCGCCCAAGCCCAAAAAGCTGAGACTGCCCTCGGCGATGATCGCCGCCGCCATGCCGAACATCGCTTGAATCGCGAGCGAAGGAAGAAGGTTCGGCAGCATGTGAAGCCGGATGACGCGCGCCGGCGGGGCCCCCAGAGCCTCGGCCGCGTGGACGAACTCTTTCTCTCTCAGCGCGAGGATTTCGCCGCGCACGAGACGGGCGTAGGCGGTCCAGCCGATCAGGCTCAGCGCCAATACGACGTGGTCCAGGCCGGGGCCGAGCACGGCGGTGAAGGCGATGGCGAGCAGGATTCCGGGAAATGCCATCAGCACGTCCACGAGCCGCATGAGAAGCTGATCCACCCAGCCGCGGAAGTAGCCGGCAAGAGCGCCGACCAAGAAACCGATCAGGACGGAAATCGTCACGGTCGTGGTTCCGACCATGAGCGAGACGCGGCTGCCGTACACGATACGGCTCAGCACGTCGCGACCGAGCTTGTCGGTGCCCAGTGGGTGTTCTCGCGACGAGGCGGCGAGATCGTTCTCCAGGTTCTGCGCCGTCGGGCTGTACGGCGCAATCACCGGCCCCAGCGCGGCCGTAGAGACGAGTGCGATCAGAATCGCTGCACCGATGAAAACGATCGATCTACTTATCATAGGCGATTTTCGGGTCCGCCCAACGGTAGCAGATGTCCGTGAGCAGATTGACGGCCAGGTAAGAGACCGCAATGGTCAAGACGCAGCCCTGGACCAGAGGGTAGTCGCGCGTCTGGATCGCCTGGAGCGTGAGCCGGCCGACGCCCGGCCAGCTAAAAATAGATTCGGTGATGATCGAGCCCGCGAGCAGCGCGCCGAACTGGAGGCCGACGATGGTGATGACGGAGATGAGCGAGTTGCGGAGCGCGTGCTTGAGCCAGACGCGCCGCTCGCTGAGGCCTTTGGCACGCGCCGTGCGGATATAATCTTCATGGATCGTCTGGAGCAGACCCGAGCGGACCATGCGCGTCAGGATCGCCGCCATCGCCATGCCGAGCGTGAGAGAGGGGAGGATGAGATGGTCGATGCCGCCGCGGCCCGAGACCGGCAGCCAGCCGAGCTCGATCGAGAAAAAAATCATCAGCAGCGGGCCGAGCCAAAAATTGGGCATCGCCAGGCCGAATAGAGAGAAGAGAAGGGCGAGACGATCGATCCAGGTATCGCGCTTTGCGGCCGCCGCGATCCCCAGCGGAAAGGCGAGAAGAAATGCCACAGCCATCGCCGCCAACGTTAGCTCCAGAGTGGCGGGCAGACGCTTCAGAATCAGCTCCGCGACCGTGGCCTGCTCGTAGAGCGAGCGGCCGAGATCCCCCACCGATAGGCCGGCGAGAAAGCGTAGATATTGATTCCACAGCGGCTGGTCCAGCCCTAACTCGCGGCGCAGCGACGCTTTGTCGATGCTGCTCGCGGTCTCTCCCAGCATCGCTTCCACCGGATCGCCGGGAACGACGCGAATGAGCAGAAACACGACCGTCACTGCGCCGAACAGCGTGGGGAGAAGGAGCAGAAGGCGATGGAGCAAAAAACGTTTCACGTTTCAACAGGCGCTTGAAAAATGATTATCCGTCGCCCGCCCGTGAGTCTCTCTCCGGGCCGATGCATGCCCTTCGGGATCTCAATAGCAAATCTCAAATCTGAGATCTGAAATCTTCGATTTGAAATTCCAAGCAAAGCGAGGACATGTCGGCCCCTTCGAGAAACCGCCGGACGGGAGTTGCGCAAGTGCAATCGACCGAAGAGGTTTGAAAACATGATCTTTTAATTGCCGGTAGCCGCCGACAGCGAAACCTTCCTGAGCGAGATCAGATCGCCGTCGGGATAGGGGACGAAGCCCCGGACGTTCGGCTTCATGACGACGACGTTCTTCCACCACCACAGCGGAACGTAGGGAAGATCGTCGGCAAGAATTTTTTGCACGCTGCTGTATACGCGCCGGCGCTCTTCGATCGACGCGGCGCTTCTGCCTTGCTCCAGCAAGCGGTCGAGCGCGGGATTGCGGTATCGACCACGATTGTTTCCGTTCGGCGGCACGCTCTCGGAATGGAACAAATTATAATAAATATCGGGGTCCACCACGCCGACCCATTCGAGCGAGTAGAGGTGGAAGTTGCCGCTTTTCACGTCGCCGTAAAAAGTTCCCCATTCGTAGGCGCGCACTTCCAGCTCGATGCCGACGCGGGCGAGTTGTTCCTTCAAAGTTTCGGCGACTCTCTTTCTCAGATCCAGGTTCGTCGTCTTGTAGGAGAGCTTGAAGCGCGGCAGCGGGCCGTCGCCGTCCGGATCGGGAAAGCCCGCTGCGTCCAGCAGCCGCTTGGCCGCTTCCGGATCATAGCTTAGCTGCGCCACCGCCGGCTCGTACGCCCAATGCCGCGGCGAGAGAAGTCCGGTCGCGGGAGTCGCGAGATCCTTGAGGATGTGCCGGATGATCGCCTCGCGATCGATCGCGCGGCCGAGCGCCTGCCGCACCTCGCGGCGCGCCAGAATAGGATGCTCAAGATTCATGCCGATGTATTGAAAGATCGTTCCCTGCTCGCTCTGGATCGCGGCGCCGGTGTTTTTCGCGAGCCAGGGAAGCATGTCGGGCTCGAAGTAGTTCTGAATAAAATCGACGGTGCCTTTTCGAAACTCGAGAACGCGCACGATCGCGTCCGGGATGACTTTGAAGACAACCGTCGAAATGCCGGGCGGGCCGTCCCAGTACGATGGATTCGCCGTAAGAACGACCCGCTCTCCGGGACTGAGCTCGGCCAGAGAGAATGGACCCGAGCCGATGAGTCTCTGTCTGCCGGATTGTCCGTAGCCAGGTGTCCCGGCGGGGACGATTCCTAAAGTAAGCTCTTCTAGAAACGGCGCGAAAGGCGCTTTAAGCCGGAAGCGCACCTCGTGCGAGCCTAGTTGGTCCACTGCCTGGAGAAAACCGAGTTTTCCCCGCTTCGGCGAGCGGTTTTTCGCGTCGAGGACGGAGTCGTAAGTGAATTTCACATCCGTGGCGGTCAGCGGCTTGCCGTCATGAAAGAAGACGCCTTGTCGAAGACGGAAAACGTAAGTCCTGTCATCGATAGGTTGCCATTTTACGGCTAGATCGGGCTCCAGGCGGGAGTTTTCGTCGGGACGCAGAAGGCCATTGAAGATCAATCGGCTGATACGCTCCGAATAGGCGTCCGTAGCGTAGCGCGGATCCAGATAAGTGGGGCTGCTTTCGAGCGCTACGACCAGAGTGTCTGGCGGAGTATCTGGGCGCCGGCCCGTTTTTTGGCACGAGAATAGCAGTGCTGAAGCGGAAAGGAGGGCAACCAAGAGAAGGGTTTTAACAATCACCGGCAAGTTTTTGACAACAAAGTAGCTCTTTTGGTACAATGCGTCAATTTTATTATGAACGCACAGCGATTTCCCGTAGGACTGTTTTCCGCGCTTCTGATCGCCGTCTGCTTGGCCCGGCCTTCCTCGCTGCCGGCTGAGGAAAATCCCTTTCCGGTTCTCCCCGGTTTGGAGAACGCGGTCGAGTTTTGGCGTCTGGTTTTTACCCAATACGGCGGCACCGAGGTGATTTTTCACGACCGGCAGGACCCGCTGAAAATCTACAAAGTCGTCAACATCGATGACAATAGCAACGCGCGCAAGCTGATCAGAGAAGAGATCGCGGCGATCGGCCAGGCGGAAGGCTTTGAGGCGCCCGAACAGAGAGTGAGGGCGCAGAGGGGCGTGAAGGACCGATTTATTGCCGGACTGGCGCTGTCGCGGCGCTATCTCGACCAGATGCAAAAAATCATGCGCGAGGAAGGCCTGCCGGAAGAAATTGCCTATCTTCCTCTCGTGGAATCTTCTTTCAACCTCAATGCCCGCTCCAGCGCCGGCGCGCTCGGCATGTGGCAATTCATGCCTTCTACGGGAAAGAAATTCATGCGCGTCGGTCCGGTACTGGACGAGAGACGCGACCCGATCGAATCGACGCGGGCCGCGGCGCGCTTCCTGAGTCAAAATTATGACGCTCTCGGCAACTGGCCGCTGGCGCTTACCGCCTATAACCACGGCAGGGAGGGCATGGCGCGCGCCGTCGCCGAAGTGGGCTCCACCGATCTCGTCGAGATCATCCAGCGTTACCAGGCGCCGTCCTTCGGCTTCGCCTCCAAGAGCTTTTACGCCGAGTTTCTGGCCGCGGTGGACGTGGCGCGGAGAAGCGCGGAATTTTTTCCCGATCTCGAATATCATCCGCCCATGCCGCTGGAAGAGTTGCCGGTCGAGCGCAACGTTTCGATTGTGGCTTTACTGAAGCCGACGGATATCTCTCACGCTCAATTTCTGGCGTGGAATCCTGCGTTGACTTCCAAGACCAGGGATATTCCCGGCGGATATCGCGTCAAAGCGCCGCCCGACAAGCTGGAAGCGCTCGTCGCCGCCTATAGAAAGATCGCCGGAGCATCGAAAGAAGGCGCGGCCAAGATCGTTGCGGCTTCGAAAACTTCGCTCGACTGGATTCTCCACCACGTCGCGCCCGGCGAGACGCTCTCCAAGATCGCCCGTAACTACAAAGTCACGGTCAGCGCGATCCAAGAAGCCAACGGTATGAGCAACGCCCACCGCCTGGCCATCGGCCAGCAGCTCAAGATTCCCAAAAAAGCCTAGCTTCTAAACAAGCTATCCCGCCCAAGTTTCCGGCGGCTACCGCGCCATCGCCGCCGGCGCGGCGGATAGCCTCAGGATCTGCCGTTTTTTCTCGGGCCGGTCTTGATGGCCTCGCGGATTGTCTGGCGGAATTTTTGAATCAGCGCCGAGTCGTTGTGTGCACGCCAGGCGAGGGCGATCTCCAGTCGCGCCGCTTCCGCAAGCGTGCGGAAGACGACACCGGAGTAGCGGTGATCGACGCTGAGCGGCAGAAGCGTGAGGCCGATGCCCGCAGCGACAAGCCCCAGTATGGTTGACGGATGGTCCGCCTCATGGCGCACGTTGAGCGGGAGTGCTTCCCTCTGGTAGAGGCTGATGACGTAGTCATAGAACAGCGGAGCGGTCGCGCGCTTGAATAGGATATAAGGCTCGCGTGCCAGCTCGGCGAGAGTGAGCCGTTGCCTCGAAGCAAGTCGATGACGCCGAGGGAGTGCGACGATGAGGGGATGACGAGCGATGGCCTCGGTCGTCACTCCGGGAAGCGGCGCCGTCAGGCTGTCATCGCAAGGCCGGACAAGAAAGCCAACGTCGATCCGGCCCGACGCGAGGGCCGCTACTTGCTCATTCACGATCATATTGTGCATCTGCAGTTGAACATCGGGACAGCGCGACGTGCGCCAGGATCGAGCGCGCCTCTTCGAGAAATAGACGCCCGGAGGTCGTAAGCTCGACGTGCCGCTTGGCTACGACCGCACGATAGATTCGCCTAGGGGCGATCGCTGTAGCGACACCTAACACTGTTAGAATGGAGAAGTACGAGGTTTGGATTCTGGGGTGTGGACGCTGAAATGTCAGAACTGCGGCGTGACTTTCAACGTCGAACTGACAGGCGGCCAGAGAATCATCGAGTTTGCCAAGGAACAAATCTGCCCTCACTGCCTGAAGAAGCCGGAAGATGTCACGGGAAAAGAG includes these proteins:
- a CDS encoding transglycosylase SLT domain-containing protein; amino-acid sequence: MNAQRFPVGLFSALLIAVCLARPSSLPAEENPFPVLPGLENAVEFWRLVFTQYGGTEVIFHDRQDPLKIYKVVNIDDNSNARKLIREEIAAIGQAEGFEAPEQRVRAQRGVKDRFIAGLALSRRYLDQMQKIMREEGLPEEIAYLPLVESSFNLNARSSAGALGMWQFMPSTGKKFMRVGPVLDERRDPIESTRAAARFLSQNYDALGNWPLALTAYNHGREGMARAVAEVGSTDLVEIIQRYQAPSFGFASKSFYAEFLAAVDVARRSAEFFPDLEYHPPMPLEELPVERNVSIVALLKPTDISHAQFLAWNPALTSKTRDIPGGYRVKAPPDKLEALVAAYRKIAGASKEGAAKIVAASKTSLDWILHHVAPGETLSKIARNYKVTVSAIQEANGMSNAHRLAIGQQLKIPKKA